One genomic window of bacterium includes the following:
- a CDS encoding quinone-dependent dihydroorotate dehydrogenase yields the protein MSYRIFWPILAMLPPETAHGIAVAALRVASAVPGARGLLASGAPTEALAVDTLRLHFPTPVGLAAGFDKAASAYGPLARLGFGFVEVGTVTALAQPGNPRPRLFRLPADRALVNRMGFNNPGAAAVGKRFARRGAGVVGINIGKSKATPPERAAEDYAASTRLLAPHADYLVVNVSSPNTPGLRDLQAIDALREIMTAVRKAAGEARPGERSRLPLLVKIAPDLTDEDVEAVGRFALDFPLDGLIATNTTIARGGLATPAERVAKCGAGGLSGPPLASRSMQVLRILRRVVGDKVTLVASGGIETGRDAFERILAGASLVQIYTSFVYAGPRAPVRIANELLAAARDAGYDRVADAIGKGA from the coding sequence ATGAGTTACCGCATTTTCTGGCCGATCCTCGCGATGCTGCCGCCGGAAACCGCGCACGGGATCGCCGTCGCGGCGTTGCGAGTCGCGTCGGCGGTCCCCGGCGCGCGAGGGCTCCTTGCGTCGGGCGCGCCGACCGAGGCGCTTGCCGTCGATACGCTGCGGCTGCACTTCCCGACACCCGTCGGTCTGGCAGCAGGTTTCGACAAGGCCGCGAGCGCGTATGGCCCCTTGGCGCGTCTGGGGTTTGGATTTGTCGAGGTCGGTACCGTCACTGCGCTGGCGCAGCCGGGCAATCCCCGGCCGCGCCTGTTTCGCCTCCCCGCGGATCGCGCGCTCGTCAACCGCATGGGCTTCAACAACCCCGGCGCCGCGGCCGTCGGGAAACGATTCGCACGCCGCGGCGCGGGCGTGGTCGGCATCAACATCGGCAAATCGAAGGCGACGCCGCCCGAGCGCGCGGCGGAGGATTACGCCGCGAGCACGCGTCTTTTGGCGCCGCACGCGGACTATCTGGTCGTCAACGTCAGCTCGCCGAACACGCCCGGCCTGCGCGATCTGCAGGCGATCGACGCGCTGCGGGAGATCATGACCGCCGTGCGCAAGGCGGCCGGCGAAGCGCGTCCGGGCGAGAGGTCGCGATTGCCGCTGCTCGTCAAGATCGCGCCGGATCTGACCGACGAGGACGTGGAGGCGGTCGGACGATTCGCGCTCGACTTTCCGCTCGACGGGCTGATCGCGACGAATACGACGATCGCGCGCGGCGGGCTCGCGACACCGGCCGAGCGCGTCGCGAAATGCGGAGCGGGCGGGCTGTCCGGCCCGCCGCTGGCCTCGCGTTCGATGCAGGTGCTTCGAATCCTGCGCCGCGTGGTGGGCGACAAGGTCACACTCGTGGCCTCCGGCGGCATCGAAACGGGGCGCGACGCCTTCGAGCGCATCCTTGCCGGCGCGTCGCTCGTGCAGATTTATACGAGTTTCGTCTACGCCGGCCCGCGCGCGCCGGTGCGCATCGCGAACGAACTTCTCGCCGCGGCTCGCGACGCGGGATACGACCGCGTCGCCGACGCCATCGGCAAGGGCGCGTAG